From the Nitrospirota bacterium genome, one window contains:
- a CDS encoding SLC13/DASS family transporter: protein MTEGENPPQSDPPASGDDAFPLNTVIVGSTGPGAPGSGRRRASPSHVWERLTHLLTERGLVRALSFLLRRLHKPLVLLGALILYRVVSSSSLLQGLDDTGRKTLAVFGVAVLLWMTGVLPMMVTSLLVLLLLPSLDILTPRETFALFTNDASIFILGVFILSGALIETGITRRIALLLMRRFGQSPLSLLFVVFITNSALSFFISEHAVAAMMFPILLELAHAIQMVSPSASYTRALVLCAAWGTTTGGILTLLGGGRAPLALGILRETTGQSIGFFEWIKFSLPVTVAMIAAAFLTLRIFLKSDLQSMAGARQYLEHRAKELGHVRLREVICLGILVLCIALWAILGEKHGMASIALLGAVLVFVFGVSHWRDVEANVNWGIFVMYGGAICLAQALNKTGVAGWVSQNVVVGFGQSPAAVLVLVILMALVLTEFMSNAAVVAVLLPVALPLAAPLGLDPKILTLATALPAGLNFIFPIATPANAIAFSSGFLRIRDVFLPGLLLDLTAFSVLVVTALYIWPHLS from the coding sequence ATGACCGAAGGGGAGAACCCGCCGCAGTCTGACCCTCCGGCGTCCGGCGACGACGCCTTTCCACTCAACACGGTCATCGTAGGATCCACCGGCCCGGGCGCACCGGGATCGGGACGGCGTCGCGCTTCGCCCTCACACGTCTGGGAGCGCCTGACCCATCTCCTCACGGAGCGCGGCCTCGTTCGCGCCCTTTCGTTTCTGCTGCGACGGTTGCACAAACCGCTGGTTCTGCTGGGCGCCTTGATTCTGTACCGCGTGGTCTCGTCCTCCTCCCTGCTTCAGGGTCTGGATGACACGGGCCGAAAAACATTGGCCGTCTTCGGAGTGGCGGTGCTCCTGTGGATGACGGGCGTTCTCCCCATGATGGTCACGAGTCTCCTCGTGCTTCTCCTTCTCCCTTCACTCGACATCCTGACGCCGAGGGAGACCTTCGCCCTTTTCACGAATGACGCCTCGATTTTCATCCTCGGGGTTTTCATCCTGAGCGGGGCATTGATTGAAACCGGGATCACCCGCCGGATTGCGCTCCTCCTCATGCGGCGATTCGGACAATCCCCGCTCTCTCTTCTCTTCGTCGTATTCATCACCAATTCCGCGCTGTCGTTCTTCATTTCGGAGCATGCGGTGGCGGCGATGATGTTTCCCATCCTTCTGGAGCTGGCCCACGCCATCCAGATGGTCTCCCCCTCCGCTTCGTACACGCGCGCCCTCGTTCTCTGCGCGGCATGGGGGACCACCACCGGAGGGATTCTCACCCTCCTGGGCGGCGGCCGCGCCCCGTTGGCGCTTGGAATCCTTCGCGAAACCACCGGCCAGTCGATTGGATTCTTCGAATGGATCAAGTTCTCTCTGCCCGTGACCGTGGCCATGATCGCGGCGGCCTTCCTGACGCTGCGCATTTTCCTGAAATCGGATCTCCAGAGCATGGCCGGGGCGCGTCAATATCTGGAGCACCGGGCCAAGGAGTTGGGGCACGTTCGGCTGCGTGAAGTGATCTGCCTGGGAATTCTGGTCTTGTGCATCGCCCTGTGGGCAATCCTGGGTGAGAAGCACGGGATGGCCTCCATCGCCCTCCTGGGCGCCGTGCTCGTTTTTGTTTTCGGCGTGTCGCACTGGCGGGATGTCGAGGCCAACGTGAACTGGGGGATCTTTGTGATGTACGGCGGCGCGATCTGCCTCGCCCAAGCCCTGAACAAGACCGGCGTGGCGGGATGGGTCTCTCAGAACGTGGTGGTCGGATTTGGGCAGTCTCCCGCAGCCGTGCTCGTCCTCGTCATTCTGATGGCACTGGTGCTCACGGAGTTCATGAGCAATGCCGCGGTGGTGGCCGTATTGCTTCCAGTGGCGCTTCCTCTGGCCGCTCCCCTTGGCCTCGATCCGAAGATTCTGACTCTTGCCACCGCGTTGCCCGCTGGGCTCAACTTCATCTTTCCTATCGCAACACCCGCGAACGCCATCGCTTTCTCCTCAGGCTTCCTCCGCATCAGGGACGTCTTCCTTCCAGGCCTGCTCCTCGACCTCACGGCGTTCAGTGTACTGGTCGTGACGGCCCTCTACATCTGGCCCCACCTCTCCTAG
- a CDS encoding flagellin — MGVRIGVTVNHAVNALNRHAAAAQHSIEKLSSGRRVVRAADDVANLGKINRFTVDAAARGVAVQNANSLINVLQIADQTLADTVEKMNKMRTLLLQAANGTVSSEAKVSLQNELASLLSEINRGARGARYGSNYLMAPEIRDFDSRTPVMTFVDSVQASVSSGSAYKALKARLPQMITGSINRVYGTLGILPPSNTPMTVTLQDDPNGGDGEQGILATGGGGMAPAMTLVIDVDDFLNLNGGTATVSDDSSTGATFTPEMIVVHEMVHAVTATIGAGPGVGGDSDWGNHILANWVSGEGGMRTKGDPAGTSAEMADGIYDWAGSSSDYTQNALIGQFLAKDLGAERFERIIRYVQAVGAGATLWRDAVLSSVSDTYAGSAALQTAVQAYATDYINNQLYNRLEQVGMGWTSDFDGGTPGTVIQSVYSPTADRIVEFNIPYATAGAINYLALVDGSTSDLAQLSLATVDEALESVAFERGQLGAQMGMLQEAARALENEQTTLTSALSSLADVDTADEITEFTRRSLLTQSSTAFLAQAQNLDREIVLGLLT, encoded by the coding sequence ATGGGTGTGAGAATCGGCGTCACCGTCAACCACGCAGTCAATGCCCTCAACCGGCATGCGGCTGCGGCTCAGCACAGCATCGAGAAGCTCTCATCGGGCCGCCGGGTCGTCCGCGCGGCGGATGACGTCGCCAATCTAGGAAAGATCAACCGGTTCACCGTGGACGCGGCGGCGCGGGGCGTGGCCGTCCAAAATGCCAACTCGCTCATCAATGTGCTCCAGATCGCGGACCAAACGCTGGCGGACACCGTGGAAAAAATGAACAAGATGAGGACGCTCCTGCTCCAAGCGGCGAACGGGACGGTCTCATCCGAGGCAAAGGTCTCGCTTCAGAACGAGCTGGCAAGTTTGCTTTCGGAAATCAACCGCGGCGCGAGAGGGGCCAGATACGGAAGCAACTATCTGATGGCGCCGGAGATCCGGGATTTTGACAGCCGGACGCCGGTCATGACGTTCGTGGATTCAGTCCAGGCGTCCGTCTCCTCCGGATCGGCCTACAAAGCGTTGAAGGCGAGACTTCCACAGATGATCACGGGTTCGATCAACAGGGTCTACGGCACGCTGGGCATTCTCCCTCCCTCAAACACACCGATGACGGTGACGCTTCAGGATGATCCTAACGGCGGCGATGGAGAGCAAGGGATACTGGCGACGGGCGGCGGGGGCATGGCGCCCGCGATGACGCTGGTTATCGATGTGGACGACTTCCTGAACCTCAATGGAGGAACGGCCACGGTGAGCGACGATTCCTCCACCGGCGCGACCTTCACTCCGGAAATGATTGTTGTCCACGAAATGGTGCACGCGGTTACGGCCACCATCGGGGCCGGTCCGGGCGTCGGCGGCGATTCGGATTGGGGGAATCACATACTCGCCAACTGGGTATCCGGGGAAGGCGGGATGCGCACGAAGGGCGACCCTGCGGGAACTTCGGCTGAGATGGCGGACGGCATCTACGACTGGGCCGGCTCCTCGTCGGACTACACGCAGAACGCACTCATCGGGCAGTTTCTCGCCAAGGATCTGGGAGCCGAGCGGTTCGAAAGGATCATCCGGTACGTTCAGGCCGTGGGCGCGGGGGCCACGCTCTGGCGGGACGCCGTTCTCAGCTCAGTCTCCGACACATACGCCGGGTCCGCTGCTCTCCAGACCGCCGTCCAAGCCTACGCCACGGACTACATCAACAACCAACTCTACAACCGGCTGGAGCAGGTGGGCATGGGCTGGACGTCCGATTTCGACGGCGGCACGCCGGGGACGGTCATCCAGTCTGTCTACAGCCCCACCGCCGATCGGATCGTGGAGTTCAACATACCCTACGCCACCGCGGGAGCGATCAACTACCTCGCCCTCGTGGATGGATCCACTTCAGATCTCGCGCAGCTCTCACTGGCGACGGTGGACGAAGCGCTGGAATCGGTGGCGTTCGAACGCGGACAACTCGGAGCCCAGATGGGGATGCTTCAGGAAGCCGCCCGCGCGTTGGAGAACGAACAGACAACGCTGACCTCGGCCCTGTCGAGTCTCGCCGACGTGGATACGGCGGACGAGATCACGGAGTTCACCCGGAGGTCCCTGCTCACACAGTCCTCCACCGCGTTCCTGGCCCAGGCACAGAACCTGGACCGGGAAATCGTTCTGGGGTTGTTGACCTAG